A single genomic interval of Spirosoma linguale DSM 74 harbors:
- a CDS encoding RagB/SusD domain protein (PFAM: RagB/SusD domain protein), producing MAYKLISNHMTRKYIATWLLAIALTGCSKDFLTVVPETELSSATFFKTEADFQQAVNGAYVPLRQMFNERAWVLEEMHSDNTYYARNTLYGAVDPTENVADFAVPTANGVTANDNVLVQYRLNYVIIARANQILSLIDGNGVTFSSEALKNNLKGQALFLRAFAYFDLVRLFGKVPLHLVPVTGREDAALPLATTDALYAQIEKDALAASTALPNKATQQDGRATSGAAKVLLANLYITQKKWAQAETLLKAVVANDGYILMPDYNDAFSFTSANKNNKESVFEIQYMEGSAGYNGNQIYRFIPSPITATEIAPLTGTSNPQPTSQESNNIPTPDLIAAYEPGDKRKDISIGYVTLSGSLRADKTYPYIKKYARPHSQHNNTGQNWPVYRYAEVLLFLAESLNEQGKTGEAAPYINQVRARAGLAATTASSQTDMREAIFRERRVELAFENKRWFDLTRTGRVKEIIGAYGAKVKANPAAYYFPAGAVPPPNAFTVLDDYYGLPAVEAALTPNF from the coding sequence ATGGCCTATAAACTCATTTCGAACCATATGACACGTAAATACATTGCGACCTGGCTTTTAGCAATTGCCTTAACCGGTTGCAGCAAAGATTTCCTGACTGTAGTTCCCGAAACAGAGCTGAGTTCGGCAACATTTTTCAAGACTGAAGCCGATTTTCAGCAGGCTGTCAATGGAGCTTATGTACCCCTTCGGCAAATGTTTAACGAGCGGGCCTGGGTGTTGGAGGAGATGCACTCCGACAATACGTATTATGCCCGTAACACGCTCTACGGGGCTGTTGACCCAACTGAAAACGTAGCTGATTTTGCCGTTCCAACGGCCAACGGAGTTACCGCCAATGACAACGTATTGGTACAGTACCGGCTGAATTATGTGATAATTGCCCGGGCCAATCAAATTCTGTCGCTTATCGACGGCAATGGCGTAACGTTCAGTTCAGAAGCATTGAAAAATAATCTGAAAGGACAGGCCTTGTTTCTGAGAGCCTTCGCCTATTTTGACTTGGTGCGCCTGTTTGGCAAAGTCCCGTTGCATTTGGTGCCGGTTACCGGTCGTGAAGACGCAGCTCTGCCTTTGGCTACAACAGATGCTCTTTATGCGCAGATCGAAAAAGATGCCTTAGCGGCCAGTACTGCCTTGCCGAACAAAGCTACTCAGCAAGATGGACGGGCTACATCGGGAGCGGCTAAAGTCCTGCTGGCGAATCTGTACATTACACAGAAAAAATGGGCGCAGGCTGAAACACTGCTGAAAGCGGTAGTCGCTAATGATGGCTATATATTGATGCCCGATTATAACGATGCGTTTTCGTTTACCAGCGCGAACAAGAACAACAAGGAGTCTGTGTTCGAGATTCAGTACATGGAAGGTTCGGCTGGGTATAACGGTAACCAGATTTACCGCTTTATTCCATCTCCCATAACGGCTACGGAGATTGCCCCTCTTACCGGCACATCGAACCCGCAGCCTACGTCGCAGGAGAGTAACAACATTCCGACGCCGGATCTTATTGCCGCTTATGAACCCGGCGATAAGCGGAAGGATATTTCTATCGGGTACGTTACGTTGAGTGGTAGCCTACGCGCCGATAAAACGTATCCGTATATCAAAAAATACGCTCGCCCTCACTCGCAGCACAACAATACCGGTCAGAACTGGCCTGTCTATCGCTACGCCGAAGTGCTGCTATTCCTGGCAGAATCGCTAAATGAGCAGGGCAAAACGGGTGAGGCTGCTCCCTATATCAATCAGGTACGTGCTCGTGCAGGTCTAGCCGCTACAACGGCATCGTCGCAGACCGATATGCGGGAGGCTATTTTCAGAGAACGGCGCGTTGAGCTGGCTTTCGAGAATAAGCGTTGGTTTGACCTGACCAGAACGGGTCGTGTAAAGGAGATTATTGGTGCCTACGGCGCGAAGGTAAAAGCCAACCCGGCTGCGTATTACTTCCCAGCTGGAGCGGTTCCGCCACCGAATGCCTTCACCGTTTTGGACGATTATTACGGACTGCCAGCGGTTGAAGCGGCTTTGACTCCGAATTTCTAA
- a CDS encoding TonB-dependent receptor plug (PFAM: TonB-dependent receptor plug; TonB-dependent receptor~KEGG: mxa:MXAN_4746 TonB-dependent receptor), with protein MAMAMVIAESFASSAKQPNGGLSKDGRSVSALVAINAPDRLAEAATDITVSGKVIDEKGDGLPGVSVVIKGSTQGTTTDGTGSFKISVPNANSTLVFSFVGYARKEAVVGGQTTLTVTLTPDDQTLNEVVVVGYGSQLKKEITGAVQTVSAAEIKDLPVSQIGQKLQGRLAGVQINQATGKPGQGISIRIRGQVSVSAGSDPLYVVDGFPITGNIAQLNPDEIEDLSVLKDAASTSLYGSRAANGVVLITTKKGKPGQTNISFSAFAGVQKVPMRGRVKMLDAVQFAQFKKEYYEDQGQAVPVEFQNPSQYEGKNNDWYDALLRQAPLQSYNLSISNNTGKANTSLVAGIFNQDGVVLNNKYKRYSLRLNSNYNLSDRVTIGFNVAPSYVYDNTPRTDGDRGTGILFNALHTWPVMPIYAANGELTKFNTFPGSTGNIFQYPNWVRAANELVNETKNTNLLANAYVQYRPITGLTLRSTMNIEYQNSKFFFFNPSTATSAINVPIPTTAVSIRQGLENTSWLNENLATYTRSFNDHNFELLAGFTNQWYRQEFNRIQADTYADDRLPTIQGALNINRGGTNNGINQWALTSYLSRLTYNYKGKYLFTAAVRSDGSSRFGANNQYGTFPSASVGWVLSDENFMKTVMPVSFAKVRASYGVIGNNNIGNYTSYALVNNTTNAVFGSTVATGAVVRSLANPNLGWETTKQFDIGLDLGLLNDRIQFIYDFYTKRTTNLLYAVQIPQESGFTNFNDNIGEIKFWGHEFSLTTKNTTGRLKWNTNANISFNRNLVVALAPGIDRVYGSFHITQVGKPFGQFYGLIKEGYYQSAEELRSSPIIPGRSAIGTIKMKDVNGDGVITYGGDADDRTIIGSPFPKFTYGITNDLKYGNFDFSITGSGSYGNQLWVRHLYSTANLDAVFNMVEGVKDRFRVQNVVTNGVGVATKVITPGAGQFGATNNGGNFTGIERDWNSTQFLADASFFTIKNITLGYNIGAVNKLFKSARLYASAQQVYIFTKYWGGPNPETSGNGAGDGDGGNLSQGVDFSNYPVPRTYTLGVNLNF; from the coding sequence ATGGCTATGGCCATGGTGATTGCAGAGTCATTCGCAAGTTCTGCAAAACAACCTAATGGGGGCCTTTCTAAAGACGGGCGGTCTGTTAGTGCGCTGGTAGCTATCAACGCTCCGGATCGTTTGGCAGAGGCCGCGACGGACATTACCGTGTCAGGTAAAGTAATTGATGAGAAAGGTGATGGGTTGCCCGGCGTAAGTGTTGTTATAAAAGGGTCAACACAAGGGACAACTACAGACGGAACAGGAAGCTTTAAAATTTCCGTTCCCAACGCCAATTCAACGCTGGTTTTTAGCTTTGTCGGGTATGCGCGAAAAGAAGCCGTTGTGGGTGGCCAAACCACACTTACCGTAACACTAACGCCCGATGACCAAACCTTAAATGAAGTTGTGGTAGTTGGTTATGGTAGCCAGTTAAAAAAGGAAATAACGGGGGCTGTTCAGACAGTAAGTGCCGCAGAAATCAAAGATCTTCCTGTTTCCCAGATTGGCCAGAAATTACAGGGCCGGCTGGCGGGTGTTCAAATCAACCAGGCTACTGGTAAGCCGGGTCAGGGAATAAGCATCCGTATTCGCGGTCAGGTATCCGTTTCGGCGGGTAGCGACCCGCTTTATGTAGTGGATGGTTTCCCCATAACGGGAAATATTGCCCAGCTTAACCCCGACGAAATCGAAGATCTTTCTGTGTTGAAAGACGCTGCTTCGACCTCGCTGTACGGTTCGCGGGCGGCCAACGGAGTTGTGCTGATTACCACTAAAAAAGGTAAGCCCGGTCAGACAAATATTAGCTTCAGCGCGTTTGCAGGTGTCCAGAAAGTTCCCATGCGAGGTCGCGTGAAGATGCTGGATGCCGTTCAGTTTGCCCAGTTCAAAAAGGAATATTACGAAGATCAGGGGCAAGCTGTGCCGGTTGAGTTCCAGAATCCGTCGCAGTACGAAGGTAAAAACAACGACTGGTATGATGCTTTGCTGCGGCAGGCACCTCTTCAGAGCTACAATCTGAGTATCTCTAACAATACAGGTAAGGCTAATACATCGTTGGTTGCCGGTATCTTCAATCAGGATGGGGTTGTACTGAACAATAAATACAAACGGTATTCACTGCGCCTGAACTCAAACTATAACCTGTCTGACCGCGTAACGATCGGCTTTAACGTGGCCCCTTCGTACGTGTACGACAATACCCCCCGGACGGATGGTGACCGGGGAACCGGAATTCTGTTCAACGCCCTGCACACCTGGCCAGTAATGCCCATTTATGCCGCCAATGGTGAACTGACCAAGTTCAATACTTTTCCGGGTAGTACGGGTAATATTTTCCAGTATCCTAACTGGGTGCGGGCCGCTAATGAACTGGTCAATGAAACCAAGAACACAAACCTGCTGGCAAATGCGTATGTACAATATCGGCCGATTACTGGGTTAACGTTACGGTCGACGATGAATATCGAGTATCAGAACTCTAAGTTCTTCTTCTTTAACCCGTCGACGGCTACGAGTGCCATCAACGTGCCAATCCCAACAACGGCCGTTTCTATTCGGCAGGGGCTGGAGAACACATCCTGGCTGAACGAAAACCTGGCTACCTATACCCGCAGCTTTAACGATCATAACTTTGAGTTGCTGGCTGGTTTTACCAACCAGTGGTATCGGCAGGAGTTCAACCGTATTCAGGCCGATACGTATGCCGATGATCGGCTTCCTACCATTCAGGGAGCACTCAACATCAACCGCGGTGGTACAAACAACGGTATCAACCAGTGGGCATTAACCTCCTATCTGTCTCGTCTGACCTATAATTACAAAGGAAAATACCTGTTTACGGCAGCTGTCCGGTCTGATGGCTCGTCCCGATTTGGCGCGAACAATCAGTACGGTACATTCCCGTCGGCTTCGGTAGGTTGGGTACTTTCTGATGAAAACTTCATGAAAACAGTTATGCCTGTTTCGTTTGCTAAGGTTCGGGCTAGCTACGGCGTAATTGGTAACAATAACATTGGTAACTACACCTCCTACGCCCTGGTGAACAACACTACAAACGCCGTGTTCGGTAGCACGGTTGCTACGGGAGCGGTCGTTCGATCGTTGGCTAATCCAAATCTGGGCTGGGAAACGACCAAACAATTTGATATAGGGCTTGACCTGGGTCTGTTGAACGACCGTATCCAGTTCATTTACGATTTCTACACGAAGCGGACAACCAATCTGCTTTACGCTGTACAAATTCCGCAGGAGTCGGGTTTCACAAACTTCAATGACAACATTGGCGAAATCAAGTTCTGGGGCCATGAATTCTCGCTGACAACCAAAAACACGACGGGTCGGCTGAAATGGAATACCAATGCGAACATCTCGTTCAACCGCAATCTGGTTGTGGCGCTGGCTCCGGGTATTGACCGGGTGTATGGTTCGTTCCACATTACGCAGGTGGGTAAGCCCTTTGGCCAGTTCTATGGTCTGATCAAAGAAGGATACTATCAGAGTGCTGAAGAACTCCGATCATCACCGATCATTCCGGGCCGTTCAGCCATTGGCACCATCAAAATGAAAGATGTGAACGGCGACGGTGTGATTACCTACGGTGGTGATGCCGATGATCGCACCATAATTGGTAGCCCATTCCCAAAATTCACCTACGGTATTACCAACGACCTGAAATACGGCAACTTTGATTTCTCAATTACGGGCTCTGGTTCGTATGGCAATCAGTTATGGGTTCGCCATTTGTACAGCACCGCCAACCTGGACGCTGTATTTAACATGGTTGAGGGTGTAAAGGACCGTTTCCGCGTTCAAAACGTCGTGACGAATGGTGTTGGTGTGGCTACTAAAGTAATAACACCAGGAGCCGGTCAGTTTGGCGCAACCAACAATGGCGGGAACTTTACGGGTATTGAGCGTGACTGGAACAGTACGCAATTCCTGGCTGATGCCTCTTTCTTTACCATCAAAAATATAACGCTTGGCTATAACATTGGAGCAGTCAATAAGCTCTTCAAGTCGGCACGTTTATATGCTTCGGCTCAGCAGGTCTATATATTCACGAAATACTGGGGTGGTCCAAACCCGGAGACCAGCGGCAACGGAGCTGGCGATGGTGACGGTGGTAACCTAAGCCAGGGAGTTGACTTCTCGAACTATCCGGTTCCACGTACCTACACACTTGGCGTTAACCTGAACTTTTAA
- a CDS encoding heme-binding protein (TIGRFAM: heme-binding protein~KEGG: pca:Pcar_0624 L-sorbosone dehydrogenase) gives MFFKQKSSRLLLFVSAMALAGTSWVNMSGVTSETTKADNPKLDKLKLLPGFKAEHLYSPSDNKQGSWVAMTFDDKGRMITSDQYGFLYRLEIPPVGSGNQQPKVEKLKVGIVQPGDTTVGMGYAQGLLYAFNSLYVMVNNRVNKNFNKPTGLYRLQDTNGDDQFETITLLKELKGQEGEHGPHSMKLSPDGKSIYLVAGNHVDVPQMDAYRLPSNWKEDNLFPQIKDPRGHANDRMAPGGWVANIDPEGKRWELIGAGFRNTFDIAFNEAGDMFGYDSDMEWDFGLPWYRPTRICHITSGSEFGWRTGNGKWLPGNPDNLPPLLNIGQGSPTNLMYGDKARFPERYRQSLFAFDWSFGIIYSIHLKPKGATYEGEREEFISGSPLPLTDGMFGPDGAMYFLTGGRRLESDLYRVTYTGTESVTPVAKAPVITKEHQLRTQLEQYHHGANPAAVAAAWPNLNHPDRFVRYAARIAVEHQPVAQWQERVFTETDPQRLTQAAVALARQGDATQKSKLYNALVKINYNQLSESQQFDLSRAFELAMLRMGMPEGADRDKVIAYLNPHYPAKTALLNRGLSRVLISLEAPGVVNKTLALMDIKDEPGSKDLGLETATASSDLILRNPQYGLDIAKMLEKVPPLQQTFYAVMLSRADAGWTPELRTKYFTWFGNAFKYQGGRSYVGFIDRARKLALNHVPKEQFEKFNKLSGADLLTANGNDFVTDYAPKGPGRRWELASAVAVVDSGLAGRSFDTGKKIYSAILCSRCHSMGGQGGDIGPDLTQLGTRFSNKDILEAIIHPDKAISDQYVSTIFTLKNGQSVLGRLVNEDKTSYSISQNPFAPDEVRKVAKKDVVSKKNSTVSIMLPGLINSLNPSELKDLVAYLKSGGNQNNEVYKAAAGGTKGK, from the coding sequence ATGTTTTTCAAACAAAAATCATCCAGGTTGCTGCTATTTGTTTCGGCCATGGCTCTGGCCGGAACATCCTGGGTCAACATGAGCGGAGTAACGTCCGAAACAACCAAAGCAGACAACCCCAAACTAGACAAGCTGAAGCTGCTGCCTGGTTTTAAAGCGGAGCATTTGTATAGCCCCTCCGACAATAAGCAAGGTTCGTGGGTGGCTATGACCTTCGACGATAAAGGTCGAATGATCACTTCCGATCAATACGGGTTTCTTTACCGACTGGAAATTCCGCCCGTTGGTTCGGGTAACCAGCAACCTAAAGTTGAGAAGCTGAAAGTGGGCATCGTCCAGCCCGGCGATACAACGGTGGGGATGGGCTATGCGCAGGGCTTGTTGTACGCCTTCAACAGCCTGTATGTGATGGTGAACAACCGGGTGAACAAAAATTTTAATAAACCAACGGGATTATATCGCCTTCAGGACACTAACGGTGATGATCAGTTTGAGACAATTACGCTGCTGAAAGAGCTGAAAGGGCAGGAGGGTGAACATGGCCCGCACAGCATGAAGCTCTCTCCAGATGGCAAGTCAATTTATCTTGTTGCGGGAAATCACGTCGACGTTCCGCAAATGGATGCCTATCGGTTGCCATCGAACTGGAAAGAAGATAATCTGTTCCCGCAAATAAAAGACCCCCGCGGGCATGCCAACGACCGTATGGCGCCTGGTGGCTGGGTAGCCAACATTGACCCCGAAGGAAAGCGATGGGAATTAATAGGAGCCGGTTTCCGAAATACATTTGATATTGCGTTCAACGAAGCCGGTGATATGTTTGGCTATGACTCCGACATGGAGTGGGACTTTGGTCTGCCCTGGTATCGCCCAACCCGGATTTGCCATATTACCAGTGGATCTGAGTTTGGCTGGCGTACCGGAAATGGTAAGTGGCTTCCCGGAAACCCCGACAACTTGCCACCCCTTCTGAACATTGGTCAGGGATCGCCAACGAACCTGATGTACGGCGACAAGGCTCGTTTTCCCGAGCGGTATCGCCAGTCGTTATTTGCCTTTGACTGGAGCTTTGGTATTATCTACTCGATTCATCTCAAACCTAAAGGTGCCACCTACGAAGGGGAGCGGGAAGAGTTTATTTCAGGATCGCCCCTGCCATTGACCGATGGTATGTTCGGTCCCGATGGCGCTATGTATTTTTTGACGGGCGGTCGTCGTTTGGAGTCGGATTTGTACCGGGTTACCTATACCGGCACTGAATCCGTAACTCCGGTTGCCAAAGCACCTGTCATTACTAAAGAACACCAGCTCAGAACACAACTGGAACAGTATCACCATGGGGCGAATCCGGCGGCTGTAGCGGCTGCCTGGCCTAACCTGAACCACCCGGATCGCTTTGTGCGCTATGCTGCCCGAATTGCTGTTGAACATCAGCCCGTTGCTCAATGGCAGGAGCGCGTGTTTACCGAAACCGATCCGCAGCGCCTAACACAGGCGGCTGTTGCTCTGGCCCGGCAAGGCGATGCAACGCAAAAGAGTAAGCTGTATAATGCATTAGTTAAGATTAACTATAACCAGTTGTCGGAATCACAGCAATTTGATCTGAGCCGTGCTTTTGAATTGGCTATGTTACGGATGGGCATGCCGGAAGGAGCCGACCGTGATAAGGTGATTGCTTACCTTAACCCGCATTATCCGGCTAAAACGGCCTTGCTCAACCGTGGTCTCAGCCGCGTTCTGATTTCTCTCGAAGCACCGGGTGTCGTTAATAAAACGCTGGCGCTTATGGATATAAAAGATGAGCCAGGCAGCAAAGATTTGGGCCTTGAGACAGCTACCGCTTCGTCTGACCTTATCCTTCGCAACCCACAGTATGGTTTGGATATTGCTAAAATGCTGGAGAAAGTACCGCCCTTACAGCAAACATTCTATGCCGTTATGTTGAGCCGGGCCGATGCTGGCTGGACACCGGAACTGCGGACCAAGTACTTTACTTGGTTTGGAAATGCGTTCAAATACCAGGGTGGTCGAAGCTATGTGGGCTTTATCGACAGAGCACGCAAGCTGGCCTTGAACCACGTGCCGAAAGAGCAGTTTGAGAAGTTTAACAAGCTATCGGGTGCCGACCTGCTAACGGCCAACGGGAACGATTTTGTTACCGATTATGCGCCAAAAGGTCCCGGTCGGCGTTGGGAACTGGCTAGTGCAGTTGCGGTTGTCGATAGTGGATTAGCCGGGCGCAGCTTCGATACGGGTAAGAAAATATACTCCGCTATTCTATGTAGCCGCTGTCATTCGATGGGCGGTCAAGGAGGAGATATTGGCCCTGACCTGACTCAGCTGGGCACTCGCTTCTCCAATAAAGATATTCTGGAAGCCATCATCCACCCGGATAAAGCCATATCCGATCAATATGTGTCTACCATTTTCACGCTGAAAAATGGGCAGTCTGTGTTGGGGCGTCTGGTGAATGAAGATAAAACCAGCTACTCGATTTCGCAGAACCCCTTCGCGCCCGATGAGGTTCGGAAAGTGGCGAAGAAAGATGTAGTATCGAAGAAAAATTCGACCGTTTCTATTATGTTGCCGGGGCTTATTAACAGTCTCAACCCAAGTGAACTCAAAGATTTGGTTGCCTATCTGAAATCGGGTGGTAATCAGAATAACGAGGTTTACAAAGCAGCTGCGGGCGGAACGAAAGGTAAATAA
- a CDS encoding hypothetical protein (KEGG: pat:Patl_0817 hypothetical protein), which produces MNKRLVKFAEQGVFVLVIFILFILLFSDRIVVPVWLQPVGRMHPLFLHFPIVILLLAMVMEAFRFRTTTAENRVEASVFYQDFLANLLLIGTLLAGLTVIMGLFLAQEDGYSGQVLFWHKWSGVGIFFASALVYTIRNKVWYNALIARVGALATIVCLVGAGHYGATLTHGDNFLFAPISNELKPTPVSLDQALVFNDVIQPIFEQKCVSCHNPGKLKGELNLTSMESILKGGKSGKLFVAGQPAVSLLLQRIHLPSDEKKHMPPLGKSQLTPQEMTLLALWVKGRADFQKRVVDLPATDSLRFIASALFKPVQSVETFEFDAADEETVTKLNDDYRTVAPLAKESPALAVNLYNRAAYKPEKLDELDAVKEQIVYLNLNKMPVTDAALRQIRKFENLQKLDLNFTDITGNGIAELTSLDHLKTLSLAGTKVTFADLQKQIGAFKSLKTLAVWNTALTPAQITQLQKEHKNIQFIGGFDGTASEPIKLNPPQIKNSSTIFNKTLALHLKHPIRDVQLRFTTDGSEPDSIHSPLFTGQTVLDKPTVIKAKAYKQGWFSSDVATFSFYKGSYIPDSVNLLLPLNPVHQADGAHTFFDGKLGTFNANSPAWANNWAGFRKNEMALVSEFKKPVSVSSVALRIMVEEETSIFPPGLVEVWGGPSRTQMKRLGTLKPDLPAKKSTHELKAITCTFPPHTISYLKIVAYPLKQIPEWHPNKGNTALLLVDEVFIN; this is translated from the coding sequence TTGTGCCTGTCTGGCTGCAACCTGTGGGACGTATGCACCCGCTGTTTCTTCATTTTCCCATTGTGATTTTATTGCTGGCGATGGTTATGGAAGCCTTTCGCTTCCGAACTACAACGGCCGAAAATCGGGTGGAGGCTTCGGTTTTTTACCAGGACTTCCTGGCCAATTTACTGCTCATTGGCACCCTGCTGGCTGGTCTTACGGTTATCATGGGGCTGTTCCTGGCGCAGGAAGACGGGTATTCCGGTCAGGTGTTATTTTGGCATAAATGGTCGGGCGTTGGTATTTTCTTCGCATCGGCACTGGTGTACACCATCCGAAACAAAGTCTGGTATAACGCCCTGATTGCCCGGGTGGGAGCGCTCGCCACAATCGTTTGTCTGGTTGGCGCTGGGCATTACGGGGCAACGCTAACCCACGGCGACAATTTTCTCTTTGCGCCGATAAGTAATGAACTGAAACCAACCCCCGTTTCGCTCGACCAGGCGCTGGTGTTCAACGATGTAATACAGCCGATTTTCGAGCAGAAATGCGTTAGCTGTCATAACCCCGGCAAATTGAAAGGGGAGCTGAATCTGACCAGCATGGAGTCGATACTGAAAGGTGGCAAAAGCGGTAAGTTATTTGTGGCCGGTCAGCCTGCGGTTAGTTTGCTGTTGCAGCGGATTCACCTGCCATCCGACGAAAAAAAGCACATGCCACCGCTGGGAAAGAGCCAGCTTACACCCCAGGAAATGACCCTGCTGGCATTGTGGGTAAAAGGCCGCGCCGACTTTCAGAAGAGAGTGGTCGATTTACCCGCCACCGATTCGTTACGCTTCATCGCGTCGGCTCTGTTCAAACCCGTTCAGTCGGTTGAAACGTTTGAATTTGACGCTGCCGATGAGGAGACCGTTACGAAGCTGAACGACGATTACCGGACTGTTGCTCCGCTGGCGAAAGAGTCGCCCGCGCTGGCTGTCAATTTGTACAATCGAGCAGCTTACAAACCGGAGAAGCTCGACGAACTGGATGCCGTAAAAGAGCAGATCGTTTACCTGAACCTCAATAAAATGCCCGTGACCGATGCGGCCCTGCGGCAAATTCGGAAGTTTGAAAATTTGCAAAAGCTGGATTTGAATTTTACGGATATTACGGGCAACGGCATAGCTGAACTTACCTCTCTGGACCACTTAAAGACGTTGTCGCTGGCGGGAACGAAGGTCACGTTCGCCGATCTACAAAAGCAGATTGGTGCGTTTAAATCCCTGAAAACCTTAGCTGTCTGGAACACAGCACTAACGCCTGCACAAATCACACAATTGCAAAAAGAGCACAAAAACATCCAGTTTATCGGTGGGTTCGATGGTACAGCCAGTGAGCCAATCAAACTGAATCCGCCACAAATTAAAAACAGCTCTACCATCTTTAACAAGACGCTGGCTCTGCACTTAAAACACCCTATTCGGGATGTTCAGCTTCGTTTCACTACCGACGGTAGCGAGCCCGACAGCATCCACTCACCTCTGTTTACGGGTCAGACGGTCCTGGATAAACCGACCGTGATTAAAGCCAAAGCCTATAAACAGGGCTGGTTCAGTAGTGATGTGGCTACGTTTAGCTTTTATAAGGGTTCTTACATACCGGATAGCGTAAATTTATTATTGCCGCTTAATCCGGTTCATCAGGCCGATGGGGCACACACTTTTTTCGATGGTAAACTAGGCACCTTCAACGCCAATAGTCCGGCCTGGGCTAACAACTGGGCGGGGTTCCGAAAGAACGAAATGGCGCTGGTGTCAGAATTCAAGAAGCCGGTTAGTGTAAGTTCGGTAGCTCTGCGGATCATGGTCGAGGAAGAAACGAGTATTTTCCCTCCAGGTCTGGTTGAAGTGTGGGGTGGACCCAGCCGCACGCAGATGAAACGACTTGGTACACTCAAACCTGATCTTCCGGCCAAAAAAAGTACCCACGAACTGAAAGCGATCACCTGTACATTTCCCCCACACACTATTTCGTACCTGAAAATTGTGGCGTACCCGCTTAAACAAATCCCGGAATGGCACCCGAACAAAGGAAATACCGCCTTGTTGCTGGTAGATGAAGTATTCATCAATTAA